In the genome of Vibrio sp. NTOU-M3, one region contains:
- a CDS encoding TetR/AcrR family transcriptional regulator yields the protein MARNGTKEKILDVAEALFAEHGFNDTSLRTITSKAGVNLASVNYHFGDKKTLVRAVLNRYLEAFMPAVQDALITLNLNNSYTMAEVFESLRAPLRALNDVRPNGTSRFMLLIGRGYTDVQGHLRWFITTRYQDALSLFTESVMKANPNLTQETLFWRLHFTLGTCVFTMASSQALVEIAENDFGKQMDAKAVVDQLIPFLAAGVAAE from the coding sequence ATGGCACGAAACGGGACCAAAGAAAAGATTCTTGATGTTGCGGAAGCTCTGTTTGCTGAACATGGCTTTAATGACACGTCGCTGCGAACCATCACAAGTAAGGCTGGGGTTAATCTTGCCTCGGTTAATTACCATTTCGGTGACAAGAAAACGCTCGTTAGGGCGGTGCTAAATCGTTACTTGGAAGCATTTATGCCAGCCGTGCAAGATGCTTTGATCACCTTAAATCTCAATAACAGTTACACCATGGCAGAAGTGTTTGAATCGCTTCGCGCACCGCTGCGCGCACTTAATGATGTGCGTCCAAACGGCACCAGTCGATTTATGCTGTTGATTGGGCGGGGGTATACCGATGTTCAAGGGCATTTACGCTGGTTTATTACGACCCGTTATCAAGATGCGTTGTCACTTTTTACTGAATCGGTGATGAAAGCAAACCCCAATTTAACGCAAGAAACGTTGTTTTGGCGCTTGCACTTCACACTCGGAACTTGTGTTTTCACCATGGCTTCCAGTCAAGCTCTGGTTGAAATTGCGGAAAATGATTTTGGAAAACAGATGGATGCAAAAGCTGTCGTTGACCAACTTATTCCATTTTTAGCAGCAGGCGTCGCTGCGGAATAA
- a CDS encoding GtrA family protein — protein MTSHRFVRFAMVGGAGFVVDAATYAIGVYALALPIELARVIAFALAASTTWFGNRCWTFGVVDKAVSRQWSKSFVSALVSSLPNLGVFKLTLFFLGKDDWALWIALVTGVLAGMFFNYVLSSRWVFVPATVPLKDSSKAN, from the coding sequence ATGACGTCGCATCGGTTTGTTCGATTCGCAATGGTTGGAGGGGCGGGTTTTGTGGTTGATGCTGCGACGTATGCCATTGGGGTTTACGCGTTGGCGCTGCCGATTGAACTCGCGCGCGTCATCGCTTTTGCATTAGCTGCATCCACAACTTGGTTTGGCAACCGATGCTGGACATTTGGTGTTGTGGATAAAGCCGTATCTCGGCAATGGTCAAAAAGCTTTGTTAGTGCTCTGGTGTCATCACTGCCTAATTTAGGTGTCTTTAAGCTGACGTTATTCTTTTTGGGTAAAGATGATTGGGCTCTTTGGATTGCCCTTGTTACCGGTGTGTTGGCGGGTATGTTTTTTAATTATGTACTCAGTAGCCGTTGGGTGTTTGTTCCCGCAACTGTACCACTTAAAGACTCATCAAAAGCTAATTAA
- a CDS encoding ArnT family glycosyltransferase, with the protein MMLKRVHLWSVLATVLLVRLLSLGAYPLMDTTEARYGEMARLMVETGNWLTPQFDYGVPFWGKPPLFTWMSAAGIEWFGVNEFAVRAPHWLAGVLVIALMVYFARRVGIDALITAVILATCGVFAVAAGAVMTDMALTLGISLAMAGFYLCWQGRKAWAYVGFVGLAIGLLAKGPLTIVLVGLAIFPWLLLRYGPVKMWGELWHRIPLLSGTLLMLLIALPWYLLAEQATPGFLNYFIVGEHIKRFLVSGWEGDLYGSAHQRARGTIWLYWLYASAPWSFILPVVLWFKRKQIVSWWNNDGLLSFALFWMMSPLILFTFSGNILPAYVLPSVPALALILAMFLSRSDSQKLWFQITTWMLPILLMLAVVFIEIGVSERKSDKALLAEADPNIAIFYVGKRPFSGQFYSKGQAKVLQQSRELEKYQQVQLVGNSEQVEALLSSQKMDCVLVKTAASHRSLYQCRTP; encoded by the coding sequence ATGATGTTGAAGCGAGTTCATCTCTGGAGTGTGTTAGCGACCGTGCTATTGGTTCGGTTGCTAAGTTTGGGCGCCTACCCATTAATGGACACAACGGAGGCGCGTTACGGTGAAATGGCCAGATTGATGGTCGAAACAGGGAATTGGTTAACGCCTCAATTTGATTATGGTGTGCCGTTTTGGGGCAAACCCCCACTGTTTACATGGATGAGTGCTGCGGGTATCGAGTGGTTTGGTGTCAATGAATTTGCGGTTCGAGCGCCTCATTGGCTAGCTGGTGTACTTGTTATTGCATTAATGGTGTATTTTGCTCGGCGTGTTGGTATTGATGCCCTGATTACCGCGGTGATCTTAGCTACTTGTGGTGTCTTCGCGGTGGCTGCGGGAGCTGTGATGACAGACATGGCACTGACGCTTGGGATATCGCTTGCTATGGCTGGCTTTTACCTTTGTTGGCAAGGACGTAAAGCATGGGCATATGTCGGGTTTGTTGGTTTAGCGATTGGCTTGCTAGCAAAAGGCCCTTTAACCATCGTACTGGTTGGCTTAGCTATTTTTCCTTGGTTACTGCTTCGGTATGGGCCAGTAAAAATGTGGGGGGAGCTTTGGCATCGTATCCCGTTGCTGAGCGGGACCTTGTTAATGCTACTGATCGCGCTTCCTTGGTATTTATTAGCGGAACAAGCAACACCGGGATTTTTGAATTATTTCATCGTAGGTGAACATATCAAACGATTTTTGGTCAGTGGTTGGGAAGGTGATCTGTATGGCAGCGCACACCAACGAGCTCGTGGAACCATTTGGTTGTACTGGCTTTATGCTTCTGCACCTTGGTCGTTCATTTTACCCGTGGTTCTTTGGTTTAAGCGAAAGCAAATAGTTAGCTGGTGGAATAATGATGGCCTACTGAGCTTCGCGTTATTCTGGATGATGTCTCCACTCATTTTGTTTACGTTCTCTGGAAATATACTCCCTGCTTATGTTTTGCCTAGCGTTCCTGCTCTTGCGCTTATTCTGGCAATGTTTCTTTCTCGCTCTGACAGTCAAAAACTGTGGTTTCAAATCACCACTTGGATGTTGCCTATATTGTTAATGCTTGCGGTTGTATTTATTGAAATTGGTGTATCTGAGCGGAAAAGTGACAAAGCGCTGCTTGCTGAAGCGGATCCAAACATCGCTATTTTTTATGTGGGTAAGCGTCCGTTTTCCGGCCAGTTTTATTCAAAAGGGCAGGCCAAAGTGTTGCAACAAAGTCGCGAGTTAGAAAAATACCAGCAGGTGCAATTGGTGGGGAATTCTGAGCAAGTTGAAGCCTTGCTTTCATCTCAGAAAATGGATTGTGTTTTAGTGAAAACGGCGGCGAGTCATCGCTCACTCTATCAATGCAGAACACCATGA
- a CDS encoding glycosyltransferase, translating into MGLVTTVSTIKYPSTTLSVIVPYFNEASVLPMFHARLMKVLATIPDTAEIIYVDDGSSDTSLAVVESFQATECVIRSLSLSRNFGKEAAMSAGLEHSCGEAVVVIDADLQDPPECIPDMLAKWREGYDVVNMQRSERLGESLFKRFTAASYYKLLNVLVKNHIPENVGDFRLLSREVVDHINQLPERNRYMKGIFAWPGFKQTQLRFQRDPRHCGETKWNYVKLIGLAMDGISSFSIRPLRLASFVGAGVAMSAFGYGLYILSKTLLFGELVSGYPSMMIVMLALGGVQLLCIGLLGEYIGRIFIETKQRPLYLLQSLKEKRPQHQSVKAEKRA; encoded by the coding sequence ATGGGGCTAGTAACAACTGTTTCGACAATCAAATACCCTTCAACAACGTTATCTGTGATCGTGCCGTATTTCAACGAAGCGTCGGTATTGCCGATGTTTCATGCGCGGCTGATGAAAGTATTGGCAACGATTCCAGATACAGCGGAAATTATTTACGTGGACGATGGCAGCAGTGATACCAGTTTAGCCGTGGTGGAGAGCTTCCAAGCGACAGAGTGTGTTATTCGCAGCCTATCTTTAAGCCGAAACTTTGGCAAAGAAGCCGCGATGAGTGCGGGGTTAGAGCATAGTTGTGGTGAGGCTGTGGTCGTGATTGATGCTGATCTACAAGATCCGCCAGAGTGCATCCCCGACATGTTGGCCAAATGGCGTGAAGGATACGACGTGGTCAACATGCAGCGGAGTGAAAGACTAGGGGAGAGCCTATTTAAACGCTTTACGGCAGCCTCGTATTACAAGCTTTTGAACGTGTTAGTTAAAAATCACATTCCTGAAAACGTTGGTGACTTTCGTTTACTCAGCCGAGAAGTCGTTGACCACATCAACCAGTTACCAGAGCGTAATCGATACATGAAGGGGATTTTTGCTTGGCCGGGTTTCAAGCAGACACAGCTCCGCTTCCAACGCGATCCGCGCCATTGCGGAGAAACGAAATGGAATTACGTTAAGTTGATCGGGCTGGCGATGGATGGCATCAGCTCGTTCTCAATTCGTCCATTACGTTTGGCTTCTTTTGTCGGGGCTGGCGTTGCGATGTCGGCGTTTGGTTATGGCCTTTATATCCTAAGCAAAACCTTGTTATTTGGCGAGTTGGTTTCGGGTTATCCATCCATGATGATTGTGATGCTAGCCTTAGGCGGCGTCCAGTTGCTCTGTATCGGTTTACTCGGCGAATACATTGGCAGAATTTTTATTGAAACTAAGCAGCGGCCACTGTATTTGCTCCAATCTCTCAAGGAAAAAAGACCTCAACATCAATCTGTTAAAGCGGAGAAGCGAGCATGA
- a CDS encoding response regulator transcription factor — MNNVLLIEDNREIAGVLFDYFECLGTELDYADNGELGLELAMNNQFDLILLDLMLPRMDGLTVCNRLREAGNNTPILMLTALDNREDMLRGFAHGADDYLTKPFDLDILEARMRALIRRYRGEVAHSKLTFGELSIDQKTRQAYRLDKRLALNPTTYTILELLCFKAPEVVTRQELASKLWQEYEPNNDVLRSHIYQLRNQLDKPFAKPMLLTIPKVGYRLEAK, encoded by the coding sequence ATGAATAACGTTCTATTAATCGAAGATAACCGCGAAATCGCTGGCGTCTTGTTTGACTATTTTGAGTGTTTGGGAACAGAACTCGACTACGCCGATAATGGTGAACTCGGGCTTGAGTTGGCGATGAACAATCAGTTTGATCTGATATTGCTGGATCTGATGCTACCAAGAATGGATGGCCTAACGGTTTGTAACCGATTAAGAGAAGCAGGAAACAACACCCCGATATTGATGCTAACGGCACTCGACAACCGTGAGGATATGTTGCGTGGCTTCGCTCATGGGGCTGATGATTACCTGACCAAACCTTTTGATCTCGATATTTTGGAAGCACGCATGCGAGCCTTAATCCGACGCTATCGTGGTGAAGTGGCGCATAGCAAACTCACGTTTGGCGAGTTGAGTATCGATCAAAAAACCCGGCAAGCTTACCGCCTAGATAAGCGCCTAGCTCTTAACCCAACCACTTACACCATTCTTGAACTGCTTTGCTTCAAGGCCCCCGAGGTGGTGACAAGACAAGAGTTAGCCAGCAAATTATGGCAAGAATACGAACCCAATAATGATGTTTTGCGCAGCCATATCTACCAACTTCGTAACCAATTGGATAAACCATTCGCTAAGCCGATGCTACTGACGATCCCAAAAGTCGGTTACCGTTTGGAGGCGAAGTGA